The window GCCGGACGCGGACTACCCCTTTGTACTCAGCACCGGCAGAGTGCTTGAGCATTACCACACCGGCACCATGACCCGCAAAAGCGAGGGACTGAATCGGATCATGCCCTCGTGCCCGGTCGAGATTCACCCCGAGGACGCCGCGCGTCTGGACATAGCGTCCGGCCAGCAGGTCCGGGTGGCTTCGAGGCGCGGCGAGATCACGGTCACGGCCAGGGTCACCGGCCGCGTCACGCCGGGCATGGTCTTCATTCCCTTTCATTTCGCCGAGGCGGCGGCCAACGAACTGACCAACTCCGCCTGTGATGCCGCCGCCAGGATTCCGGAGTTCAAGGTCTGTGCGGTGAGGGTCTGGCCTGCATGAGGCCGCGCTTCATTCGATGCTCACAAGCCAGGCATGAAATTCCCGCTTCGTCTTGAATCCAACGCCCACGGCTCCCTTGTGCAGGTAAAGGCAGTAGGCCCAGTCCGGTGAGTAGGCGCTGCTGGTCGAGGACCAGTAGGCCTCCTGCGGGTTCTCGAAGGGATGTCCGGCGGGCAGGGCCGGGTCGTGCCGCTCGGCGTCGACGAGGGACTCCAGCTCCCGGATGTTCGGCAGGCGCCAGCGCAGATCGCTCGCGCGGTGCCTCCTGGCCGCCTCCAGCGCCTCCTCCCACGTACACACCCCGCACAGGTCCGCCGAGCTCGTCCACAGCAGCCCCGTCAGCAGGTCGCGCACGCCCGCGTCCTCCGGCGCAAAGCGCGGTTCGGGCCACGCCGCGCCTTTGAGCAGCTCCGCGTCCTGCCCCGTCCCCTCGTAGTCCACGACATTTCCGGCCACGTTATGGCACGTCAGCTGCCCGGTCCGCGCCAGGAGCGGGCTTTCCCCGCGCACGGGCCAGACCATGGCGTCGCGTGTCTTGTCGCCGTAGAACATGCGCCCGCCCTCCAGGTGCACGTGCCAGGCGTAGCCCGGCGCGCGGCTGGCCGTGGTCGAAGTCCAGTACCAGGTCTGGCTGACCGTGAACGGATGCTGCGCAGGCAGGGCGGGGCGATGGTGGTTGTAGCTGATCAGGCTTGAAAGTTCCCGCCGATTGGGCAGACGCCAGTCGGCATGGCCGAAGGCGTGTTCCTCGTTCATCCGGGCCACGGCCGAGAGCGCCTCGGGCCAGGACATGGGGAAGTCACCGAGGCTTGCAGTGCGGGGCCAGACAAGGCCCGTCAGGAGGTCTTGCGCCAGGTCGTTTTCCAGCAGCTCGAACCTTGGTTCAGGCCAGGCAAGTCCAGTGCGAAACTCTCCGTCCTGACCGCTGCCTGCGCAGTCCACGGGACGCCCTTCGGCGTTGAAACACAGGGTCTGGCTGGTGCCCAGAATATGACGGATGGGATGGGAAGCCATGCCGGGCCTACTCTGCGCAGTCCACGCACAGCGTGGCTTCGGGCATGATCAGAAGGCGGCCGGGGGCGATGTCCTCACCGCATTCGGCGCAAATCCCGAAAGAGTCGTCGTCAATTCTGTCCAGGGCCCGTTCGAGACGCATCAGCGTGCGCTTCGAATCGCTCAGGCGCTGGCCGCTTATGGCCTGGTTGGCCATGGAATCCATGCGTGACAGCCGTCCTATGGGTTGATCCAGGGACACGGGCCTTGAGGTTTCCTCCAGTTGGGCGATGGTGATCCGGAGCTCTTGCATGCGCTTTTCGATGCGCGTCTTGATTTCACGGCGCTGTTCAGGGGTCATTTTTGGTCCTTGAAAAGGTTGGGCGGCCCCTCTTCTCCCTTGGAGAGGACGCACGAAGTGAACGCGTAGTATAGAAGCCAAAGCGACGCAGGGTCAATGTGTACGGAGAAATACGGGCATGAAGCATGGATCCCCGCCTTCGCGGGGATGACATCCAGGTAGTGGGAATGTTTCGAGATTTTTTTCCCACGTCGGCATTCGTAAACAACATGCCTGTCAGCACCCCGTCATCCCCGCGAAGGCGGGGAATTCATGGCCGAGAGCGCCCCGTAGGCCCGGCTTCCTTCCGTCATCCCCGCGAAGGCGGGGATCCATGCCTTTGATTGAGGAGCACGACCACTTCACTTCCTGATCGCGCAATGCATGAACGGGCCGCACCCACCTGTGTGCGACCCGTTCATGTATCGTTTTCAAGCCGTTTTCTATCCGGGCGTGCGGAAGTAGATCATGGACTGGGCGCTCATCTTCTTCACGATCTCCTTGCCCTCGGCCTCCAGTTCCATCTTCAGGATCTCCTTTTCTCCGAAACGGATGGCGTCGGTCAGGCAGACCTCCGCGCAGACCGGCTTTTCGCCCATGTGCACCCGGTCCCAGCACAGGTCGCACTTGTGGGCCTTGTTTCTGGCCGCGTCGAACTGGATGACCCCGTACGGGCAGGCCTCGATGCAGGCGCGGCTGCCGGTGCATTTGTCGGCCAGGATGCGCACGATGCCGGTCTGCTCATCCTTGACGATGGCTTCGGCCTTGCAGGCCTTGATGCACGCGGCGTTTTTGCAGTGCTGGCAGGGCATGACCCAAGACCGGATGGCTATCTCGGGATAGGTTCCCTGCCGATCGCTCTCGACGCGCAGATAATAGGGCATCATGCCGGGCACGGCCGAAGCGTGATCGACCAGGCCGTGGTAGTTGCGGCAGGCCGCCACGCAGGTCTTGCAACCGATGCAGCGGTCCAGATCAATGGCGAGACTGAGTTGTTTCATGGCTTGCCTCCTTCATCGTTCCACGGTGACGCGGGTGGACACGTGCGATTCCCCGCCGACAAGGTCCTGCCAGTCGAGCGTCATGCCCGAATCAGGAATGAGGACGTTGTCGCTGACTCCTTCGCCAAGCACCGCCACCCGGCCGACGGTGGCGCCGAAGCCGTGGTGCAGACCCAGGCAATCGGGGCGGATGCGTTCGGTGCACTTGGCCCGGACTTTGATCCGGCCGGTGCGGGAGCGCAGGGTGACTACAGCCCCGTCCTCGATGCCGAGCTTCTTGGCGGTAGCCGTGTTGATGAGCAGCGGATTTTCCATCAGTCCGCCGACAGGGTCGCGCAGCTGCGGATTGTTGTGGGTCCACTGGCCCGAGCCCTGGTGGAAGATGGTCCGGTAGGAGATCAGGATGAAGGGGAATTCTCCTGTGTCGGCCTTGTATTCAGGGGCCAGACCCACGCGTGGCAAGGCCTGGTGCACGTCCTCCAGATCCTCCCAATAGAGATGGACCTTCTTGCTCGGTGTGCCGAAGCCGTCGCGCTCATATTTCCGGAAGCCGATGGTCCCGGGCGACCAGAGACCGCCCATGGCCTGTAGCTTGTCCACCGACAGGCCAAGGCCCTCCAGCTGAATGTCGTAGTATTCCAGGTCGTCCTTGAAAGCGAAGTATTCCGGGCACAGACGTTTGCCGAGTTCGATGAAGACCTCGTTGGAATGCCTGCATTCGCCGGGCGCGTCGACCACCGGCTGACGCAGGGCAATGCCGTGGCCGAAGTTGT is drawn from Desulfomicrobium apsheronum and contains these coding sequences:
- a CDS encoding DUF1566 domain-containing protein; the protein is MASHPIRHILGTSQTLCFNAEGRPVDCAGSGQDGEFRTGLAWPEPRFELLENDLAQDLLTGLVWPRTASLGDFPMSWPEALSAVARMNEEHAFGHADWRLPNRRELSSLISYNHHRPALPAQHPFTVSQTWYWTSTTASRAPGYAWHVHLEGGRMFYGDKTRDAMVWPVRGESPLLARTGQLTCHNVAGNVVDYEGTGQDAELLKGAAWPEPRFAPEDAGVRDLLTGLLWTSSADLCGVCTWEEALEAARRHRASDLRWRLPNIRELESLVDAERHDPALPAGHPFENPQEAYWSSTSSAYSPDWAYCLYLHKGAVGVGFKTKREFHAWLVSIE
- a CDS encoding TraR/DksA family transcriptional regulator, with product MTPEQRREIKTRIEKRMQELRITIAQLEETSRPVSLDQPIGRLSRMDSMANQAISGQRLSDSKRTLMRLERALDRIDDDSFGICAECGEDIAPGRLLIMPEATLCVDCAE
- a CDS encoding 4Fe-4S dicluster domain-containing protein, with translation MKQLSLAIDLDRCIGCKTCVAACRNYHGLVDHASAVPGMMPYYLRVESDRQGTYPEIAIRSWVMPCQHCKNAACIKACKAEAIVKDEQTGIVRILADKCTGSRACIEACPYGVIQFDAARNKAHKCDLCWDRVHMGEKPVCAEVCLTDAIRFGEKEILKMELEAEGKEIVKKMSAQSMIYFRTPG